In the Anguilla anguilla isolate fAngAng1 chromosome 7, fAngAng1.pri, whole genome shotgun sequence genome, one interval contains:
- the atp6v1f gene encoding V-type proton ATPase subunit F, which translates to MAGRGKLIAVIGDEDTCTGFLLGGVGELNKNRKPNFLVVEKDTSITEIEETFKSFLARDDIGIILINQFIAEMIRHAIDAHMQSIPAVLEIPSKEHPYDASKDSILRRAKGMFSAEDFR; encoded by the exons ATGGCTGGGCGAGGTAAACTAATTGCCGTTATCGGTGATGAAGATACATGCACAGGATTCCTGCTTGGGGGCGTAGGCGAGTTGAATAAGAACCGTAAACCCAATTTCTTGGTTGTTGAAAAAGACACGAGCATCACTGAGATCGAAGAGACCTTCAA GAGTTTTCTGGCTCGCGATGACATTGGAATCATCCTGATCAACCAGTTCATTGCGGAGATGATCCGCCACGCGATTGACGCGCACATGCAGTCGATCCCCGCTGTGCTGGAGATCCCCTCAAAAGAGCACCCTTACGACGCTTCCAAGGACTCCATCTTGCGGAGGGCAAAGGGCATGTTCTCTGCAGAAGACTTCCGATAA